The genomic segment ttccTACTCTGTTTGTCCACCTCTTTGTGGGGAGTGTTATTGCTGGGAGGCGTGTTGGTTTCACAAACTCTAATATTTTAGAGAAAGAGCCTGTGGTCTATGGTTAAGTCATTGACAATATGAAAAACAGAGATGTAGATTTGCGGCATTACTTATTTATTGCCATCATAGAGATGCCATTGTTTGCCTAACCGTTAGCTACGGAGCCTTCCACTTCCTATTTTCTATCTTTGTGTCATGTGATTGCAGATGCAGTAATTTCCCAACCGAAACCTCCCACGCTACGTCTCTGTTATCTCTACTGCTCATGTTACACAGACATTCTCTTTTGCTGACACGGTGGTCTGCCAAAGTGATTGTTGGATTAAAAAGGTCagattttttgtcctttttcagcTGTTGTGTGAACACTCTGAGAGTAACGTAATAAACCTCTGAAACATGAATTATGACTTTGATATTTGGAGTCCACACATAGTGAATGCTTCCTGGTTGACTTCAAAGTCTAAAACTGTGGCAGCACTGCCCCCATGTGAAATCTCAGCAAAGAAatcttcctgtttaaaaaaacaaaaaacctttttCAAGTAGTCAGTAATAATTTCttttacaacaacaataacaagagagacaacttttttttttttaaatctcagatTTATTTCGTTTGGATTTATTTGATGTTGTTTGCAGCAACACTAAGTCGctttacaaaataaatctgGTTTCAAAGTAGTTTTAGTCCGAAGGCAAAACTAAGCAGGGAAAAAATGAAcagaacagtaaaaaaaaacaaccaaaaaaaagagCGAGACAATAACCAATCAGTTCAAAGCTTAACTGTAAACATGTAAAGACACAAATTTCAAACTCCtgtatttttttcagtgatCAGATCTGGTCAGTGACTTGCTCTTCTTCCTGACACAATTTTAAAGGTCTTTCCTTGCCTAGTTTTAGCACTCcatgttcttatttttttttctctgaaagtCAGTGCAGAAAGACAAGAAGTGATCCCTCGCTAACTGACATGGGCCTTGTGTGTTAAAGGCTAAGATTCCCTTAAGAAACTCCTGCTACAATGTTGTTGAACAGAACAAAGTCAAGAGTTTCTGTGTTAGGAATCACAGATGTTTGGGGCATATTCAGCACTCTGGTTGAACATGTTTAACAGCATTGAATAGCACCATGAAAAAGCTAGAGATTTAGAGTAAGTTCAAGAGTTTCTGAAGGGAAAGGGGGACGGCTCTCCTTTTTCGAAAGACTTTAGTAgaatcttctgctgctgctgacagaTGACACTGTGGACTTGGTGATGGTACCACTGTTACCATAACCACCGTAGGAATTGGACAGTCCTGGAGGAGAAAACAAAGCATGAATGTAAAGTGATGATCCATCCTGTCTATGTCATCTATTAGCTTACGTTTtatacacaatttttttttaaatgaaaaacttACCACCACTGCTCTGCTGCACATGGATTGTTGCACTGGCGCCTCCGCTGGCCAGTCTAATGGTTTAATAATAGAGAGTTAGTGTTTAATTTAGATATGAGTCTAATGCATGGGCCATGAAACTAAACAATTCAGTTTATCTCACCTGGATTCCTCTCCTTCCAGCAGTTTCCTGTAGGTGGCGATTTCAATATCCAGGGCGAGCTTGACGTTCATGAGCTCCTGGTATTCGCGCACCTGGCGGGCCATGTCCTGCTTGGCTTTCTGCAGAGCATCCTCCAGGTCCTTGATGCGGTGCTTGGCGTCTTTCACTGCCAGCTCACCGCGCTCCTCGGCTTCTGCAATCTGACTCTCGAGGTTGGCCCTCTGTGGAGAATCATGTCACGCATTCTTTAATAGTTGCCAATCTTTTTACACTATAAGGTGTACTCAGAGAAAAAGGCCTTGAAATATACCTGTCCCTTGACAGACTCGATCTCATTCTGAAGACGGGCAATCATACGGTTCAGCTCAGCGATCTCAGCCTTGGTTGTGCGCAGGTCATCACCATACTGTCCAGCAGAGGTCTGCATCTCCTCATACtattatgaaaaaataaaaggtgCATTAGAAACATAATCCAGAGAGTAGAGCTTTGGTAGTGTGTATTAAAAGCAGAGAGGGGATGATCATCAGCTTTGCTCCCTCACCTTCTGTTTGTACCAGCTCTCAGCTTCAGCCCTGCTGCGGTTAGCAATGTCCTCATACTGAGCACGCACTTCAGCCACAATAGAATCCATGTCAAGGTTACGACTGTTGTCCATCTCCACAATGACAGAGGTGTCCTTGATCTGGCTCTGCAGCTCACGGAGCTCCTACAAAACaaattgtttttggaaaacAGTTTAGTTAAAAACAATTATTGtggtgcaaaaagaaaaatagcaaTAAGTTGGTTAAATTAGACATTAGAAACTACATACAGTCTCATAGATAGCCCTGAGGAAGTTGATTTCATCCTGAAGAGCATCAACCTTGGCCTCCAGCTCCACCTTGTTCATGTAGGCAGCATCAACATCCTGGAAATGAGATCACATACAAACCAAAAACTGTCACTTTTACCGCGTCAAGAGTCAcaattgtttttaaaacttaaagGGTCATCTTCACATTTTCCCACCTTCTTCAGGAGCACAAACTcattctctgctgctgcacgCTTGTTGATTTCATCCTCATACCTGTTGGAGCACAATGCAATACATCAGcacctttctgttttttatgtcTGCTCTTTAGAGGAGGTGCTGGTCAGTATATGTGTCATGTAAACACTTACTTATTCTTGAAGTCTTCAACCAGGCCCTGCATATTCCTCAGCTCTGACTCCAGCTTGACCTTCTCATTACCCAGCCCATCGAGCTGCCTGCGGAGGTTGGAAATGTAAGCCTCAAACATGCCGTCGATGTTGGAGCGAGTGGTGGTCTGTTGCTGCAGGAGGCTCCATTTGGTCTCCAGCATCTTGTTCTGCTGCTCCAGAAAACGCACCTGGAAAACAGCACGAAATCAAGACAAAAGATCAGATGCTGttcattttcatgtgtttttaatgtgaaatgACATATGAATGTGGCTTGAGGTCTGTTTGGTGGTTTggttcttttaatttttaaagaagGGTATAATGTGCAGCACTTTTGTTATCAGATTTAAAGATTGCACAACTTTACTGAGTCTGCAGCTAGACATCTATTTGACTTGCCACGCCCAAGTCACAACAGCTGTGACTCGTGAAGGCAGTTCTTCAAATGTACACTAAAAGTGTTAAAGTAAACTTttaggcctttttattttggaacacgtatctttttatcttttcttttttctttaaataatacAGAATATTCCATCCAGATGTTTCACTAATGTCTACGTGGCCTTGAGGATTTCTCTTATTGGGTCTGCAATTTGGCTATGAGTCATCCTACGTGCATTGTTGAGCTATGAAAGCCACACTGGCTCTCCAGCCATAAAAAACTGGGTGTGGCAGTTAAACCACAGAAGACAAAGAATTGCAGcacttgttgttttgtgtgtccgAGTGCCAAGATATACCATTTACAGTTTCACATGAAGAAACCCATGACCCATAGTTCCCATCAGTGCAGACAGTATGACTGTAACATCCATACGAAGTAAAGGCTGACTTGCAGCTCTGTCCTCATGTTGCCTATAACAACCAGGTGATAAGTGCAATGTGCAAATTGCAGACTTTGGACTATGCAGACAGAGTGCAGATAATTCCCTGTTCCCTGTGCTCGTCTGCCAAGTGAGGAATAGGCGAGTCGCTGCATTATAATCGCCACCCATGTTTAGACAGTGGGTAGATAGGCTTGGACGAGGCTATAAGCCAGCTGTTATTCAGGGCAGATTTTAATTGGAGCTGCTAGTTTAAAATCAACTCTGTCATGACCTCTGACAGAATTGAGGTTTTCAAATGCTTCTCTAATCGCAAAGGCTGTAAGAGACTGGTGAATACACCACCCAGATAAGAGTCACAACTGCCTTTCTTTGTCAGTTCTGCTAATGTCAAGAGCATATTTGCATTTTGAGTGTGGTACTCGTCTGAAAACAGATTGCCATTAGTGTGCTAGACAGTTCACTGACTTTTACGTTTGTAgtcctttttgttttcattcacatATCCAAGATGAAAACTTTTAACTATTCACGTGTAGCAGAAGCAAGAGGCATGCAAGTTCTCTGTACCACAATAATGAGACCTGCAGTAAATTGTACAtagaacaggcagtcagacagaGAGATCAGAGGAACAAACCTTGTCAATGAAGGAGGCGAAGCGGTTGTTGAGTGACTTGATCTGCTCCTTCTCCTGGGTGCGGACAGCCTGGATGTTGGGGTCGATCTCCAGGTTCAGAGGAGCCAGCAGGCTCTGGTTGACTTGGACAGCAGTGATTGCTGGTCCAAGTGGTGGTTGGCTAGAAAAGCCATAACTGCTTGATGCACTTATGCTAGGAGTAAAGCCAGAACTAACACCACCATATGTGGTTCTCTTGATGGAGTAGGAGCTTGAGGTGGGAACCgacctcctgctgctgctgctgtagctcacTACTGATGCTGCCTTCCTGGGATACATTTTCAACTTGTTGAGCAGAAGCAAACTGACGCTGAGAAGTCTTCAAAAGGAGAGCCAAGTCCCTCTGAGTGTCTGACAGCACACTCTCGCTGTTTTTATGGCTGTACAAGCTGGTGGGAGGATCTTCACCTGTCCTCTGAGTTTGGCTTTCAAGCCGTCCCTCCACCTCAGCTTACACGCTTCTTGCTCTCAATGACAGGAGTGGCCAGTCCTGTAAAACAGGTAGGGAGGGATTGTCAGGGAGATAAGCCCGGACACACCCTGCAACAGGACAAGGGAGAAGGAGCAAAGAAGTAGAGTCAAGTGaagtgcaataaaaaaaaaaaaaagagagaaattttTTATGTATTCTCCATGTTTATTATTGCATCCACTGAAGCAAAAGATAAAATTAGAATCACAGTCAAAATATATCACGAAATACATAAACTTATAAACTACCAACACATAAGTAGTCTTGATATGTACATTCTTTCATATAAACTAGCTTTATCATCTATTATCAAAGCATGCACATATATTCCAACCACTGACAAACAAATCACCAAAGTAATCCTAAGTTTAACTTAAATTATGAATCTTTGCCTCATTAGTGCATTCATTATGTACTGTCTACTGTCTGTTTAACACATACAATCAGGTGAATATATTTCAGTGTGACATGTGTCATGCTGCACATCCCATACTTTTCCTTTGTTAAGTTTATATGGGGATATCTTACATTTACCATAacagttactgattacttcttaGTAACACcttaacacaaaacactggatcAAACCATACAatacaaagttgcaaaaatgTAACTATCTTTCATTCATCTTTCAATATCTATCATTATATATTAATTAGATGAAGCTGGCGCCACCCTAAATGCTGTTTAAGTTGTGCAACACAACACAAAAGTagatactgtttgttttttacttctgACATTATAATAAAATGCATCAATAAATAACCAAAACTTGGATGGTGCTTGTAGGGTGCTTGTATCTGCTATTTTAGCACTTGTAttcattttgtctgttttgtccTCGCTGATCAAAACTAGGATTAAATCATTCAAAGTCCAGATCAGTTTAAGGAGTCGCAAGTGACTAAAATTCTCATGAAGACTGAAATCTTTTCAGCAGTAATTAGATTCATGAAACACTCATTAGAGAATATTTCCGATTAAAAGGCCATAAAATGTAGCTGAGATGTGCACCAGCGGTTTGACTACTGTCCCTGGCATCAAGGTAGCATCGGAAGCATTGCCAAACAAATCATTTCCCAACCAGTCATCCTAACAGCATTATAAGAACCTGATATTTGGCAAGTCTGTTCACCTAATTATTCTTCCTTTTGGAAAAAACAGGCTAAATTCATGAGCAGCTGAATGTACCAGTGCCCATTCTAGTAAAACAGATTTACCACCGCAGCCATACATGGTCTGGTACGTGGACTTGAATAATATTACCATCTATAATTGCCATTTGTAAAGACATTCGTCGTGATTGAAAACAAATGGCCGAGCCTAATGTTGCTAGTTTTCTAGACTGAAATGTTTGCGTCTAGAAGAATAGCGTGCTGTGTTAGCATTGCTGCTAGCATGCTGCAGTAGCTAGTAGTCTGCACAGTACAGTTTAGTTATAGTTATACCAAAATAAAAGTGCACACTGTAATATTCAGTccttaaaacaagttttaaaagcaTACTGCATATAGTTCACTTCATGCAAATGCAAATGAGACATCTGCATCACAACAGAAATAATAAGCATCCAACATGAAACTGCACTCACTTCAAACAATCTTTTCCTGTAGTTACAATTAAAAGTTCATGTATCACATTGTGCATGTAGTTAAATACACATTTGCATTGGACTTATTTGCTTTTacactgttttgcattttgaatACTGATTCTAGACATCTTAACTCATCTGTGTTATCAGTATTTACGCGAACCTGAGAGATTCAAGCATGGATTACTGCAAAGAAAGGAATAAACTTCAAGAATAAAGTATTATTAAGTCAAATGCCCCAGGCAGAGTTAAACTTAAGTGCTGCCAGAACATTGTCGTATAAAATAATGCTTTACGCTTATATTTTGTTCTCCCTTGTTCAACTGAAAATAATCTGCTCCATGAATCAGTGATGTGCATTCAAGATTGAGtggttgttttttgtgcttACTTGACCGCACCCACCGCTCCCATACTTAAACACTGACACACTAGTTTCTCACCTCTGTACCTTTGTGGGAGAGGTCTGCATTCTTTTTCATTCTTCCCCAACTTTTCACATGCACATGCCTTTAATTTCTACCGTGGTGTGGAATTTACTCTAAAAGCTCAACTAGCTGCTGCCCAGCTGTGATTCTGAGAAAATGTATGTTCCACTCTTGTATCTCGCTGAATTTAAACAGTTCCATTACAGTCAGTTAGAGACTCGGGATTATGTTACCTGCATAAACAGATCAGTTTCAGTGCTGTCTCTAATGCTGTGTGGTATTTTCACAGCAATTCTCAGCGTGCAAACTTGAGTGCCAATAAGTCAACCCACGCAGTAGGAATCACCAAACAGGGTGGGGCCCTGGTACGTGGTCCAAACAATTGTTTCATTGAGATTTTTGATAAACAGGAATTATGAGTGGTGCAGTTCCAGTagaaaagcaaagacaaaaataaaaaaatcaaataaaaacaaagcgaTCACGACAGATCACTATCACTATACGTTTTGTCTGTCCTTGTTTGAACTGTCGTCAGCCATGACCGTGTCCCAATTAAAAAGCTCAAGCTGGTCAAGTCTGAGTAATCTGAAGTGCAAAACCCCAAACACTGAAGTCGGCTTCCTGTAAAGATTTATAAAGCCTATGAAATGAGTTAAAATGTGGCAGTGTTATTTCTTTCGAGCTGTCTAGCATATTAAAAAGAGATTCAAATAAATACTGCATCACTCACTGCATCATGATTTTATCTTCTGtaagacaaaacaaacagtggATGGATCACAAACATCTCTAAAAGCACAGAAGAACTTAATGTATCAGTGCATCAGACTACAGAAAGTTGTTATATAGTGAAGAAAGTGGCATGATTGTACTGTGTGTTTGGTCCTGAACCTCTCACAAAAAGCCAAGCTTTAAGAAGTGTTACCAACTCTTTATATGTGTCCAGgctccacagtgtttgctctaaaAACCTATCTCCACCCACTCTGAATGGCTTCCTTGTGCCTGCCTTACATACTTGTGAAGGAACAAACCGTATCAGAGCATAGCTCAGTAATTATGGGAATTCAGTAACAGTGCCATTCCAGCTGCACACCTGACTGACTGAGCATGTGATAGGCTGCAAGTTATGGTTGAATAAAAGTCTCAAAACATTTAGAAGGGGCCATCATGAggtaatataattttatatctcaaatttagaaaaaaaaaaaaaaactacggCACATAGCGTAACCTAGTTTGTAGAATTCCCTTTTGTACCATTGCAGTATGTGTGACCAGGGAGTGGACAGTTTTACACTATGAAGGTGTGGTTTGGTAGGCTATCCCTCTTCATACTGACTTTTTCAATAAGGAATCGTATGGTGTGAAAAAAAGCTATGTTCAATATGTGAATACAGCGCAAGTTTAAGATGTGTATCTAACTAGTACTGTAAGTTGCATTGCAGTATCTCATTAATGGTAACACTTTTTCCCTTTCTCTCAACATACTaacaaaactgaacatttaagtTCAGACTAAGGGAAGTTGTTTTCAAAACCCTGCTGCAGGGTTAGGGCAACAACTAAGTCCATAAAGTGCATTTTGGCAGATGAGGATACATAAAATCTGATACTTCCTAGTCTTACTGGATAAAACACCATGTTCATTTTCTACATTATGATCCCTATTCGAgtcaaatatattaaaaaatgaaaaaaaaaaggatatgtTTCAGGTTGTGGTTGAAATTCTGCTAAGCATGCAACCTTCTCTGTTTATTAGTCACATCCAGTTCAAAGAAAAGTGTGGTAGTAAAAGTGAAGCACAAAACAAGGAACTCCACTTCTGAAGAGCCGAAACGGtacctgcatttttttttttcctgtcaatGTGATCTAAACTTTCCATTGTTGTTTGAAGCTTAGCCTCTGGCCTTGCCTCTAGTTGCAGAAAACCTGCTGAGCAGCTATGCCTTCCATCTTTTGAGGTACGTTTGGGTCTTGTTAGTTCGAACTCAGTTGTTTTCTTAACGTACTTAACAAAGTGCATTCTCTTTTGTTAAGCTGGAATGGACGCTCATAATTATGTCGGCGTTCCTGTTAATTATCTAACCATGCATGATTATCAGCTAACTATATCTGTCCACTGTAGGTGAGTTAGTCATCTTCGTGTCTGATGTGACTTTGGGTGGAGCACATTCCTGTCAAAATAAGCTGGTTGTGAAAGTCAAATTAATCAGCCTAATCTTTGCGAATTCTTGAGTCTGTGACCAAGGGAACATTCGAGCAACAGTTTCACCAGTTGTAGAACTATTTTGAGTTTTTCAGAGAGGTGATACCAAATTCTTCGCATGGTGGTTTTTAATAGTAAACCATGAAATCCCTCGACaaaaaattttgttttaatgatgCATGCCCTTGTgtcttttatttacattctTTGCCCAGATATCAACCTCTACATTACGTTTAACATGTCTGCATACCTACATATTTTACATACAGACGTGCGTTTAAACCACTGGGTACGGAAACATCAGCAAGCCGCATCGACCTTTGACGTTAAGTAGACTTACAACCGATTTAGAATTAACTGTGTGTTAATATGGGGGGTCCAGACAAACTTGGCCGATACACCTGAAGTCAAACAAAGTCACCACCCATGCTGGGAAAGCATCATCATAAAAGATCTGTTGTACACAAGCAAACCAGGAAGTAACACAGAGCTGTCTAAGAAACATTGATGTAAATATTCATTtcataataaatattattaCTGATGAATAATTCAACCTCTTGATTATTGTCAAATGCAAAGAAATTCATTCAGAGACTGCCACAAGTTGACCTCTTGAACTAATATTTGCACCACTCTGTATAGTTGCATACTGATAAAGTATGCTCATATAAACAGCTAATTTGTGATGTTCTCTCTTCTATCTTCTATCTTCCCAAAAGAACTGGGATttaataaactgaataaataaaggatgCACATCTGCCTCTCTCACTTCTATACCAACAGATATACACACTTGTCTGATCACTTTAATCCAGATCTTAAACAGGGTCACGTTTCTTCATTTGTGACTTCAACGTCTTTGTACAGCAGCACCGTTACTCTATGTTAAGCACATTTCTTTCCGTTGCATAGAATTGCACACATTTTCCGTTCTGTCCTCTGCAATGTTCATTTGTATTCTCACTAGAATATTACCAAAGTATTCTGTATTAAGTGGACTTTACAATCAAATGTAAACTATTGACTAAACATGAAAGGAATAGTGGACATAAAAGAGAGAAGCCAAAACCTTTGGACACATCAATGCCCCCCTTTGTGCTTGCTTTGGCTTAAGTTTGTGGGTGTGTTCTTCAGGAGGGAGTGATGTCGCCCTGGATTTTACTCTTAGGCCTCAGAATTTCACcacctgcaaaaaaaacaaaaaacacaaaccaagGTACACACCCTTACAACACAGCACAACCCACAAGTCATGCGTTGAAATATCTTGTAGACGCCAAACCAAGAGAATGTGGTTAGCCTTATAAAAGTTAACGCAACAAAAGCGATGCTAACACGCTAAGCTGCAttgcagagctgctgctgatcACAAAGTTCTCACAATCACAAAGTTGACAGTTTGTTGGCATGCTAACACACTCTCAGACATACCCACGCAGTTCAGTAAGACATCACCAAGAGATATTGCTTTACAGTTTTggactttaacatttaaacttgtagtgtacacacatgcacgcacacatagagacacacacagacgtgCACAAAAACTGCCTTACTACTGTTGTAGGCACGCATGGGAACTCTGGCACAAACGGCAGCCTAATTTGATGACTCACCCTTTGTCCCACCAGGAAGAAAGTTGTCTAGCCAAATGAAAGCCTAGCAACCAGCTCATTTGCTTGTGGGCATTTGAAAACACCTGCTTTTGCATGATGTCACAGACAGTACCTGTGCTGTCTGTCGCTTTCTCATTTCTGTTCTATTTTCTTTATGTTGCTTGAACAGTTGTGCCACAACTGATCAGCATCACGTCTGTCTGTGGTGATGAAGACTTAACAAATATAAACtgtatatgtgtgcgtgtgtgtgtgtatgtatgtctctctctctgtgggtgtgtgggtttgtgtgtgacaGACGTCAGTGTTTTCAAAGCAAGCCGCTACTAAATCCAACTGACTTTTGTGATCGCTCACACTTTTATACTCTTTCAAGCTTTCAGTTTCCCAAGTAGGCCTACCAACTGTTGATATTCCCAGCAGCCCGAGCTGTGGTTTTATTGCTGTTTTGCAAATCTTAATATGCTAAGAGGTTTAACAGATATAATGAAGTTGCCATATATTTACCCATTACATTAACCCTCAGCATTTATGGCTTTTCATCGTGCAAATGTTAGCATGCCAGTATTATCTCATAGCAGTGCTGCATGTAACTACAGCCTGCACACCTAGCTGGCCTGACCCTTCTGCTTGTTTAGACTGGGCATTTATCAGTGTAGTCAGGCACAGTGGGGTTGCAGCAAATTCTGGTTGATTGtctagaaaacaaaaaaacttgagCCTGACTCAACCTTTTGCATTGCATGCAACAATGCCATTGCGTGATTTCTTTCCATTATTTTGCTTTGCACATGGG from the Oreochromis aureus strain Israel breed Guangdong linkage group 5, ZZ_aureus, whole genome shotgun sequence genome contains:
- the LOC116326442 gene encoding keratin, type II cytoskeletal 8-like, producing the protein MYPRKAASVVSYSSSSRRSVPTSSSYSIKRTTYGGVSSGFTPSISASSSYGFSSQPPLGPAITAVQVNQSLLAPLNLEIDPNIQAVRTQEKEQIKSLNNRFASFIDKVRFLEQQNKMLETKWSLLQQQTTTRSNIDGMFEAYISNLRRQLDGLGNEKVKLESELRNMQGLVEDFKNKYEDEINKRAAAENEFVLLKKDVDAAYMNKVELEAKVDALQDEINFLRAIYETELRELQSQIKDTSVIVEMDNSRNLDMDSIVAEVRAQYEDIANRSRAEAESWYKQKYEEMQTSAGQYGDDLRTTKAEIAELNRMIARLQNEIESVKGQRANLESQIAEAEERGELAVKDAKHRIKDLEDALQKAKQDMARQVREYQELMNVKLALDIEIATYRKLLEGEESRLASGGASATIHVQQSSGGLSNSYGGYGNSGTITKSTVSSVSSSRRFY